The Ferrimicrobium sp. sequence TTTCAACCACCCGTTATGGGTTCTTTACTCGTCGGGAACGACGGGTGTCCCGAAGGCAATCATTCACTCGCATGGTGGGATCGTCCTTGAGCACAAGAAGGTCCTTGAGATCCAGAACGGAATCACTGACGGTAGCACCTTCTTTTGGTTCTCCTCCACGGGTTGGATGATGTGGAATTTCTTGATGGGTGGTCTCTTGGTCGGTGCATCCATCGTGCTCTACGATGGTTCACCAGGCTACCCCGATCTCGGTCAGCTTTGGCGCCTGATTGATCGGGCAGGTATCGATTTCTTCGGTGTCTCTGCTCCCTTTCTTCGCAGCTCACAGGTTGGCGAGGTAGACCCACGGTTGCTCATTCGTGGTACGTCGTTACGAGCTATTGGTTCGACCGGGGCACCACTTACTATTGATGGATTTGATTGGGTGTATGAACATGTTCCAGGTTCAGTCCAGCTCATCTCGGCCTCTGGTGGCACCGACGTCTGTACTGCCTTTCTCGGCAGTTCTCCGATGCATCCGACGAGAGCAGGCTTGATCGCGGCCCGAGCGCTCGGCGTAGCCGTCGCTGCCTTTGGGGAGTCAGGGACACCGGTGGTGGGACAGATGGGCGAACTGGTGATCACCGAGCCCATGCCTTCGATGCCGATCGGGTTCTGGAACGATGAGGATCGGAGTCGCTATCATGATGCGTATTTTGCGCAATTTCCGGGTGTCTGGAGGCATGGCGACTGGGTTACGTTCTACCCAGATGGTTCCAGCATCATCTACGGCCGCTCCGATTCAACACTGAATCGTGGTGGTGTTCGTATGGGCACCGCTGAGTTCTACCGGGTGGTGGAGGCGATACACGGGGTGCGTGAATCCCTCGTCATCGATACGTCGGCTCTTGATCGAACTGGTGAACTCATACTCTTTCTTGTTCTTACTCCGAAGGCCACCGAAGATGATGTACGCCAGAGAGTTCGTACTGCCCTGCGAGAACAGCTTTCACCCCGGCATGTCCCCGATCGTATCTTCATCGTCTCGGACATCCCGAAGACCCTGAATGGGAAGAAGTTAGAGGTCCCGATACGGCGCCTCTTTCTTGGAGCGAAGCTCGCAGAGGTTGCGTCAAGTGATTCCGTGGCCAATCCACAGGTTCTTGGTGAGTTCGAAGCGCTTGCCCGTTTACCAAGTTCGTGACGGTTGCCATGTGTGGAGGCCAGCTGTGCCGGGTCTCCAGCTGGCAAGGCCCTAATATTAGGCCAGCGCTGGCATCCCCGTTCGAGAACATTCCTGTGAAAAGGTCAAGGAAACGAGAGGGTGTTAAGAAGATTCGCGGTGCAGACTGTACCCCCAACACGCGCTGTGGGCCAAGCGTAGGAGTGGACGTCTCAGGCACGTGGCGCCTATGGTCTCTGCAGTTTCGACCATAGTGGTCCGGAGTTT is a genomic window containing:
- a CDS encoding acetoacetate--CoA ligase; the encoded protein is MTEVGDILWEPTDGGLSGPLGAYLRAEGHGLGVTSTAYDDLYQASITKIGPFWRSIARFCRLAGDLGERELIGTLPDAVFFPDGFVNYAQEAYLRFRDPACIIRADESGLLERIEAHEFWRAVAQLAASLRTAGVEVGDRVAGYLPNIYEAVVGLFATASIGAIWSCTSPDFGVGAVVDRFRQIEPKVVLAVTEYRYGGRLIDRSTTLRAILDELPSVGTVIVAGSSAGMTSGPWRLVSFDEAIEGQQPLTFARVPFNHPLWVLYSSGTTGVPKAIIHSHGGIVLEHKKVLEIQNGITDGSTFFWFSSTGWMMWNFLMGGLLVGASIVLYDGSPGYPDLGQLWRLIDRAGIDFFGVSAPFLRSSQVGEVDPRLLIRGTSLRAIGSTGAPLTIDGFDWVYEHVPGSVQLISASGGTDVCTAFLGSSPMHPTRAGLIAARALGVAVAAFGESGTPVVGQMGELVITEPMPSMPIGFWNDEDRSRYHDAYFAQFPGVWRHGDWVTFYPDGSSIIYGRSDSTLNRGGVRMGTAEFYRVVEAIHGVRESLVIDTSALDRTGELILFLVLTPKATEDDVRQRVRTALREQLSPRHVPDRIFIVSDIPKTLNGKKLEVPIRRLFLGAKLAEVASSDSVANPQVLGEFEALARLPSS